One part of the Astatotilapia calliptera chromosome 9, fAstCal1.2, whole genome shotgun sequence genome encodes these proteins:
- the lrrc34 gene encoding leucine-rich repeat-containing protein 34 isoform X2: protein MAAQSMSELYKAVRAERKVKVNPYVSQSLKKTPLTGKFTLKLPGNVRQVQRLSDDDVLALCKCLQHNKCVTGLDLRYNNITNEGVEHLAKLLQEEKSSLSCLDLMFNDIQANGAQVLASSLQGNSTLLSLRLSGNKIGRGGGLELASMLQENCALQELEVADCDLDTSSIIALIIMLKKNKALCSVDISRPLLFSHQEWAVHCSKMLAVNSSLMELHLGRMGMTDTGIEQLTEGLGRNNSLRYLDLCSNRVTRDGAFHLAMMLKQNRALEILDLSSNQIGDGGAGYLSKAITCPRSTLKELSVCRNNITSEGLLLLAQAVKSSSTLTHMYIWGNHLEDPVCQIDAPSLLQAFKELISSGRLHPEQTDVSPYEVDGHVFLAEVFQSLRKPVYNIDCNGTDVPTKTAASPDSTAHHGQLKDYLNCKDLSL from the exons GAAGTTCACCCTAAAACTTCCAGGAAATGTCAGACAGGTTCAGAGACTCAGTGACGACGACGTCCTCGCTCTCTGTAAATGTCTCCAACATAACAAGTGTGTTACAG GTCTTGATCTGAGGTACAACAACATAACAAATGAAGGAGTTGAACACCTTGCTAAGCTCCTGCAA GAGGAGAAATCATCTCTGAGTTGTTtggatttaatgtttaatgacATCCAGGCCAATGGAGCTCAAGTCCTCGCCAGCAGCCTGCAG GGTAACAGCACCCTGCTCTCTCTCAGGCTGTCAGGTAACAAGATCGGGAGAGGAGGAGGTTTGGAACTGGCCAGCATGCTGCAGGAGAACTGCGCGCTGCAGGAGCTGGAAGTGGCCGACTGCGACCTG GACACCAGCAGTATTATAGCGCTCATCATCatgctgaagaaaaacaaggctCTTTGCTCTGTCGATATCAGCCGCCCGCTGCTCTTCAGCCATCAg GAGTGGGCAGTGCACTGCTCTAAGATGCTGGCAGTGAATAGCAGCCTGATGGAGCTCCACCTGGGGAGGATGGGGATGACCGACACTGGGATAGAGCAGCTCACTGAAGGCCTGGGGCGGAACAACAGCCTGCGCTACCTGGACCTGTGCAG CAACCGTGTGACCCGTGATGGTGCGTTTCATCTCGCCATGATGCTGAAGCAGAACAGGGCCCTGGAGATTTTAGATCTGTCATCCAATCAGATTGGAGATGGTGGAGCTGGGTACCTGAGCAAAGCCATCACCTGTCCGCGCAGCACCCTCAAAGA GCTGTCTGTGTGCAGAAACAACATCACATCAGAGGGTTTGCTGTTGTTGGCTCAGGCTGTGAAATCCAGCTCGACTCTGACTCACATGTACATCTGGGGAAACCACCTGGAGGACCCCGTATGCCAG ATAGACGCTCCCTCCCTGCTTCAGGCCTTCAAGGAGCTGATATCCAGCGGCCGGCTGCATCCAGAACAGACAGATGTAAGCCCCTATGAGGTGGATGGTCACGTGTTCCTCGCTGAGGTCTTCCAGAGTTTGAGGAAACCAGTTTACAACATCGACTGTAATGGTACAGATGTGCCTACAAAGACTGCTGCAAGCCCTGATTCCACCGCACATCATGGACAACTAAAAGATTATTTAAACTGCAAAGATTTAAGTTTATGA
- the lrrc34 gene encoding leucine-rich repeat-containing protein 34 isoform X1, which yields MAAQSMSELYKAVRAERKVKVNPYVSQSLKKTPLTGKFTLKLPGNVRQVQRLSDDDVLALCKCLQHNKCVTGLDLRYNNITNEGVEHLAKLLQEEKSSLSCLDLMFNDIQANGAQVLASSLQGNSTLLSLRLSGNKIGRGGGLELASMLQENCALQELEVADCDLDTSSIIALIIMLKKNKALCSVDISRPLLFSHQEEWAVHCSKMLAVNSSLMELHLGRMGMTDTGIEQLTEGLGRNNSLRYLDLCSNRVTRDGAFHLAMMLKQNRALEILDLSSNQIGDGGAGYLSKAITCPRSTLKELSVCRNNITSEGLLLLAQAVKSSSTLTHMYIWGNHLEDPVCQIDAPSLLQAFKELISSGRLHPEQTDVSPYEVDGHVFLAEVFQSLRKPVYNIDCNGTDVPTKTAASPDSTAHHGQLKDYLNCKDLSL from the exons GAAGTTCACCCTAAAACTTCCAGGAAATGTCAGACAGGTTCAGAGACTCAGTGACGACGACGTCCTCGCTCTCTGTAAATGTCTCCAACATAACAAGTGTGTTACAG GTCTTGATCTGAGGTACAACAACATAACAAATGAAGGAGTTGAACACCTTGCTAAGCTCCTGCAA GAGGAGAAATCATCTCTGAGTTGTTtggatttaatgtttaatgacATCCAGGCCAATGGAGCTCAAGTCCTCGCCAGCAGCCTGCAG GGTAACAGCACCCTGCTCTCTCTCAGGCTGTCAGGTAACAAGATCGGGAGAGGAGGAGGTTTGGAACTGGCCAGCATGCTGCAGGAGAACTGCGCGCTGCAGGAGCTGGAAGTGGCCGACTGCGACCTG GACACCAGCAGTATTATAGCGCTCATCATCatgctgaagaaaaacaaggctCTTTGCTCTGTCGATATCAGCCGCCCGCTGCTCTTCAGCCATCAg GAGGAGTGGGCAGTGCACTGCTCTAAGATGCTGGCAGTGAATAGCAGCCTGATGGAGCTCCACCTGGGGAGGATGGGGATGACCGACACTGGGATAGAGCAGCTCACTGAAGGCCTGGGGCGGAACAACAGCCTGCGCTACCTGGACCTGTGCAG CAACCGTGTGACCCGTGATGGTGCGTTTCATCTCGCCATGATGCTGAAGCAGAACAGGGCCCTGGAGATTTTAGATCTGTCATCCAATCAGATTGGAGATGGTGGAGCTGGGTACCTGAGCAAAGCCATCACCTGTCCGCGCAGCACCCTCAAAGA GCTGTCTGTGTGCAGAAACAACATCACATCAGAGGGTTTGCTGTTGTTGGCTCAGGCTGTGAAATCCAGCTCGACTCTGACTCACATGTACATCTGGGGAAACCACCTGGAGGACCCCGTATGCCAG ATAGACGCTCCCTCCCTGCTTCAGGCCTTCAAGGAGCTGATATCCAGCGGCCGGCTGCATCCAGAACAGACAGATGTAAGCCCCTATGAGGTGGATGGTCACGTGTTCCTCGCTGAGGTCTTCCAGAGTTTGAGGAAACCAGTTTACAACATCGACTGTAATGGTACAGATGTGCCTACAAAGACTGCTGCAAGCCCTGATTCCACCGCACATCATGGACAACTAAAAGATTATTTAAACTGCAAAGATTTAAGTTTATGA
- the lrrc34 gene encoding leucine-rich repeat-containing protein 34 isoform X3, producing the protein MAAQSMSELYKAVRAERKVKVNPYVSQSLKKTPLTGKFTLKLPGNVRQVQRLSDDDVLALCKCLQHNKCVTGLDLRYNNITNEGVEHLAKLLQEEKSSLSCLDLMFNDIQANGAQVLASSLQGNSTLLSLRLSGNKIGRGGGLELASMLQENCALQELEVADCDLDTSSIIALIIMLKKNKALCSVDISRPLLFSHQEEWAVHCSKMLAVNSSLMELHLGRMGMTDTGIEQLTEGLGRNNSLRYLDLCSNRVTRDGAFHLAMMLKQNRALEILDLSSNQIGDGGAGYLSKAITCPRSTLKELSVCRNNITSEGLLLLAQAVKSSSTLTHMYIWGNHLEDPVCQAFKELISSGRLHPEQTDVSPYEVDGHVFLAEVFQSLRKPVYNIDCNGTDVPTKTAASPDSTAHHGQLKDYLNCKDLSL; encoded by the exons GAAGTTCACCCTAAAACTTCCAGGAAATGTCAGACAGGTTCAGAGACTCAGTGACGACGACGTCCTCGCTCTCTGTAAATGTCTCCAACATAACAAGTGTGTTACAG GTCTTGATCTGAGGTACAACAACATAACAAATGAAGGAGTTGAACACCTTGCTAAGCTCCTGCAA GAGGAGAAATCATCTCTGAGTTGTTtggatttaatgtttaatgacATCCAGGCCAATGGAGCTCAAGTCCTCGCCAGCAGCCTGCAG GGTAACAGCACCCTGCTCTCTCTCAGGCTGTCAGGTAACAAGATCGGGAGAGGAGGAGGTTTGGAACTGGCCAGCATGCTGCAGGAGAACTGCGCGCTGCAGGAGCTGGAAGTGGCCGACTGCGACCTG GACACCAGCAGTATTATAGCGCTCATCATCatgctgaagaaaaacaaggctCTTTGCTCTGTCGATATCAGCCGCCCGCTGCTCTTCAGCCATCAg GAGGAGTGGGCAGTGCACTGCTCTAAGATGCTGGCAGTGAATAGCAGCCTGATGGAGCTCCACCTGGGGAGGATGGGGATGACCGACACTGGGATAGAGCAGCTCACTGAAGGCCTGGGGCGGAACAACAGCCTGCGCTACCTGGACCTGTGCAG CAACCGTGTGACCCGTGATGGTGCGTTTCATCTCGCCATGATGCTGAAGCAGAACAGGGCCCTGGAGATTTTAGATCTGTCATCCAATCAGATTGGAGATGGTGGAGCTGGGTACCTGAGCAAAGCCATCACCTGTCCGCGCAGCACCCTCAAAGA GCTGTCTGTGTGCAGAAACAACATCACATCAGAGGGTTTGCTGTTGTTGGCTCAGGCTGTGAAATCCAGCTCGACTCTGACTCACATGTACATCTGGGGAAACCACCTGGAGGACCCCGTATGCCAG GCCTTCAAGGAGCTGATATCCAGCGGCCGGCTGCATCCAGAACAGACAGATGTAAGCCCCTATGAGGTGGATGGTCACGTGTTCCTCGCTGAGGTCTTCCAGAGTTTGAGGAAACCAGTTTACAACATCGACTGTAATGGTACAGATGTGCCTACAAAGACTGCTGCAAGCCCTGATTCCACCGCACATCATGGACAACTAAAAGATTATTTAAACTGCAAAGATTTAAGTTTATGA